A portion of the Sulfuricurvum kujiense DSM 16994 genome contains these proteins:
- a CDS encoding DUF2779 domain-containing protein, with protein MNEPAIEIGKHCKNPYECDAMHYCWKVQRSIPDYSVFNIFNLGSKNQVELYDQGIVQIEEIPDSYKMTPLQRQKVDNWKAQRTHIDRDAIGEFLSTLSYPIYHLDFETFQQAVPQWSGISPYQQIPFQYSLHIEHADGTLEHREFLAPAGADPRYALAQQLIRDIPNNVTVLAYNMSFERGVIEKLAQSFPDLSESLNSILPNLRDLMVPFQKAHYVTPSMNGSYSIKYVLPALVPEMADAYKQLDGVQNGSEAMNAYARLATMTSNEQERIRRALLEYCKLDTLAMVRVHQKLREVIHD; from the coding sequence ATGAACGAACCTGCCATCGAGATCGGCAAACACTGCAAAAATCCCTATGAGTGCGACGCGATGCACTACTGCTGGAAAGTACAGCGCAGCATCCCCGATTACTCCGTCTTTAATATCTTTAACCTCGGGAGCAAAAATCAGGTCGAACTCTACGATCAGGGGATCGTCCAGATCGAAGAGATACCCGATAGCTATAAGATGACCCCCCTCCAACGCCAAAAAGTCGATAACTGGAAAGCACAGCGCACCCATATCGACCGCGACGCTATCGGTGAGTTCCTCTCCACCCTATCCTATCCGATCTACCACCTCGATTTCGAGACGTTTCAGCAGGCGGTTCCGCAGTGGAGCGGGATCAGCCCCTATCAGCAGATACCGTTTCAGTATTCGCTCCATATCGAGCACGCCGACGGGACACTGGAGCATCGGGAGTTTTTAGCCCCCGCAGGTGCCGATCCACGCTACGCATTGGCACAACAGCTAATCCGTGACATCCCGAACAACGTCACGGTACTGGCGTACAACATGAGCTTCGAGCGCGGAGTGATCGAAAAGCTTGCTCAGAGCTTCCCCGATCTCAGCGAGAGCCTCAACAGCATCCTCCCCAACCTCCGTGATCTGATGGTGCCGTTTCAGAAGGCTCATTACGTCACCCCCTCCATGAACGGAAGCTACTCGATCAAATACGTCCTCCCCGCCCTCGTCCCAGAGATGGCAGATGCCTACAAACAGCTCGACGGCGTCCAAAACGGTAGCGAAGCGATGAACGCCTATGCAAGGCTCGCAACAATGACCTCGAATGAGCAGGAGCGCATCCGCCGCGCCCTTCTCGAATACTGCAAGCTCGATACACTGGCGATGGTCAGAGTGCATCAAAAACTCAGAGAGGTTATCCATGATTGA
- a CDS encoding methyl-accepting chemotaxis protein: protein MFNTGKVRELTEQNKQLQNENEALKRSLEEAHESLKSCKYELSELQNDKSPKVQDEILSTLLESYGDGMHFLQGTMEENLKMLANINEVNNKTAMRSETLREQTQFVVESIDNIQQMSGNIQSDTSSLNDSVLSIAQIINLIKDISDQTNLLALNAAIEAARAGEHGRGFAVVADEVRKLAERTQKATQEVEVNISGLKQNSTAMTEASETFYSLASNVMSTLQEFQNNIDFVNKNSQDILNQTINVTNEVSISNGKIDHINLKLQGYKAALYHQKAEISDHHSCRFGKWFSNDVVKLLGNDQQTINEVGRHHENVHTGLTRAVSIFSEGKNLAEGVKVLKDVEKSSKEGFEILLAAIQKKRL from the coding sequence ATGTTTAACACTGGTAAAGTCAGAGAACTTACTGAACAAAACAAACAGCTTCAAAACGAAAACGAAGCGCTCAAACGTTCACTTGAAGAAGCACATGAGTCTCTTAAGTCATGTAAATATGAACTCAGTGAACTCCAAAACGACAAATCGCCTAAAGTTCAGGATGAGATTCTATCTACCCTGCTCGAAAGCTATGGCGACGGCATGCACTTTTTGCAGGGGACGATGGAAGAAAACCTCAAAATGCTCGCCAACATCAACGAGGTCAACAATAAAACAGCCATGCGCAGTGAAACCCTTCGGGAACAAACCCAGTTTGTCGTCGAATCGATCGACAATATCCAGCAAATGAGCGGAAATATCCAAAGCGACACCTCGTCACTCAACGACAGCGTCCTCTCGATTGCCCAAATCATCAATCTGATTAAAGACATCTCGGATCAAACCAACCTTCTCGCTCTGAATGCCGCTATCGAAGCGGCACGGGCCGGAGAACACGGACGCGGCTTCGCCGTCGTTGCCGACGAAGTGCGCAAACTCGCGGAGCGGACCCAAAAAGCGACCCAGGAGGTCGAAGTCAACATCAGCGGACTCAAACAAAACTCTACGGCGATGACCGAAGCGAGCGAAACGTTTTACTCCCTCGCATCCAACGTAATGAGTACGTTGCAGGAATTCCAGAACAATATCGATTTTGTCAACAAGAATTCTCAGGATATCCTCAACCAAACCATTAACGTTACGAACGAAGTCAGCATCAGCAACGGAAAAATCGATCATATCAATCTGAAACTCCAAGGATACAAAGCCGCTCTTTACCATCAAAAAGCGGAGATCAGCGACCATCACAGCTGCCGTTTCGGAAAATGGTTCTCGAACGACGTCGTAAAACTCCTCGGAAACGACCAGCAAACCATCAATGAGGTCGGACGTCACCATGAAAATGTCCACACAGGCCTTACGCGTGCGGTGAGCATTTTTTCAGAGGGCAAAAACCTCGCTGAAGGGGTCAAAGTTCTCAAAGATGTGGAAAAATCGAGTAAAGAGGGATTTGAAATTCTTCTCGCCGCTATTCAGAAAAAACGTCTCTAA
- a CDS encoding metallophosphoesterase family protein: MRILHFSDTHLGFNDLEILSVQGINQREADFYDAFTQVIDAVLETRPDYVIHTGDLFHRPHPSNRAISFCLSQLKRLSVARIPTIIIAGNHSTPRTRSASPILAALRTLDHIFPVFEEAYEKVIFDNINFHCIPHINDEEANLAAIGQCEASVDEEKHNVMMLHCSVGAQFMMEEYGERVYPRDKEGLFEKMDYVALGHWHGFGSVGKHPNVYYAGSTERTSSADTRNDKGYALITLGDSLEVVFHPIRLRPSHRLRINAQASADIFDDLRILGSSLEIEGALLTITLENLSATQSIDISNRDIEACFPTALNVQIQRKFRRTESAATAESVNAASLQEYFGAFLEEQTASAEEAARLNAKVATLFARYDEVTRDA; encoded by the coding sequence TTGAGAATCCTCCATTTCTCCGACACCCATCTGGGGTTTAACGATCTTGAGATACTGAGTGTTCAGGGTATCAATCAGCGCGAAGCCGATTTCTACGACGCCTTTACCCAGGTCATCGACGCGGTACTGGAAACCAGACCCGATTACGTCATCCACACGGGCGACCTCTTCCACCGGCCCCACCCTTCCAACCGCGCCATCAGCTTTTGCCTCAGCCAGCTCAAACGGCTCAGTGTCGCCCGAATCCCGACGATCATCATCGCGGGAAACCACTCCACCCCCCGCACCCGTTCCGCCTCCCCGATCCTCGCGGCACTGCGGACGCTCGATCATATTTTTCCCGTGTTCGAAGAAGCGTATGAAAAAGTAATATTTGATAATATTAACTTTCACTGCATTCCCCATATCAACGATGAGGAAGCCAATCTCGCGGCGATCGGGCAATGCGAGGCCTCTGTGGATGAGGAGAAGCATAACGTGATGATGCTCCACTGCTCCGTCGGCGCGCAGTTTATGATGGAGGAGTACGGCGAGCGGGTCTATCCGAGGGATAAAGAGGGATTGTTTGAAAAAATGGACTACGTCGCCCTCGGACACTGGCACGGATTCGGAAGCGTCGGCAAACACCCCAATGTTTATTATGCCGGCTCCACCGAGCGCACCAGCAGTGCCGATACGCGAAACGACAAAGGGTACGCCCTCATCACACTGGGAGATTCTCTTGAGGTGGTTTTTCACCCGATCCGTCTGCGCCCCAGCCACCGACTCCGCATCAATGCACAGGCATCCGCGGATATATTCGACGACCTTCGCATACTTGGCTCCTCCTTGGAGATTGAGGGAGCATTGCTCACTATCACCTTGGAGAACCTGAGTGCCACCCAATCCATCGACATTTCCAACCGCGACATCGAGGCATGTTTTCCTACGGCTCTGAACGTCCAAATTCAGCGTAAGTTCCGCCGAACCGAATCCGCCGCCACCGCCGAATCGGTCAATGCCGCCTCGTTGCAGGAGTATTTTGGCGCCTTTTTGGAAGAGCAGACCGCCAGCGCTGAGGAAGCCGCACGCCTTAATGCCAAAGTAGCAACCCTCTTTGCACGCTATGACGAGGTGACCCGTGACGCTTGA
- a CDS encoding lytic transglycosylase domain-containing protein, with translation MNKILFIIFFIPSLYSASFDPYFEEAGHHYNIPPLLLKNIVRIESNGNPNALRINDNGTKDYGLMQINSIHFRRLAQWGVNEHNIMNPKVNIYVGSWLLSEHIKEHGFNLQAVGNYHSKTQAYKEKWLRKLVAALRNGAQ, from the coding sequence ATGAATAAAATCCTTTTTATTATTTTTTTTATCCCCTCTTTGTACAGTGCTTCTTTTGATCCCTATTTCGAAGAGGCGGGACACCATTACAACATCCCCCCTCTTTTGCTCAAAAATATTGTCAGGATTGAGAGCAACGGTAATCCGAACGCCCTGCGAATCAATGACAACGGAACAAAAGACTACGGTCTGATGCAGATTAACTCGATCCATTTTCGCCGACTCGCACAGTGGGGAGTCAATGAACACAATATCATGAATCCGAAAGTCAATATCTACGTCGGAAGCTGGCTCCTCTCGGAACATATCAAAGAGCACGGATTTAACCTGCAGGCGGTCGGAAACTACCATTCGAAAACACAAGCCTATAAAGAAAAATGGCTTAGAAAATTGGTAGCCGCACTTCGAAACGGAGCACAGTAA
- a CDS encoding PhoX family protein → MTKKEFDIGHDDCNTSNNESFDNVLADRMSRRDVIKMGAGLIGTALFGSFITGCNDDDSSTSTSPAAAAALLGFTAVAKNLNDTVTIPSGYTAKVLYSLGDPINTSTAAYANDGTDSAASFEFRAGDHHDGMSYFGLNVGGTAKDTTNSTRGLIAMNHENITQMFLHTSAEVASLSTTNRPASQIDKEVNVHGISIIEVQNTGSGFTLNKSSNFNRRITAATPMDISGPAKNSTMMTTKYSTDGSKTRGTLNNCANGYTPWGTYLTCEENWAGYFKRTSTSFSAKELVAQSRYGTTSSNGSYGWANSATADDKYDRWHIAITGADATADYRNIANTFGWVVEIDPYNPSSTPRKRTAMGRFGHEGAMPGIVTAGKPIVYYMGDDSKGEYIYKYVSTQNWDAADANGGLVAGNKYLDNGKLYVAKFNSDGSGTWTELTLTNTSIASYATYAFSDAADVAINTRLAADAVGATKMDRPEWSGVHPTTGDVYITLTNNSDRAKSGKYGLDAANPRYYTDTYGTSTTNKGNVNGHIIRIKESGANAAATTFNWDIYLFGAQSDANGTNVNISGLTNDNDFSSPDGLFFSQATKGLMWLQTDDGAYRDVTNCMMLAAVPGTHGDGTANYKVTNTAVPTNGNADQEITTFVGKDASASTLKRFLVGPKGCEITGITETPDGKTIFINIQHPGENTADADIATPANYESHWPASDTTSRPRSSTIVITKNDGGIIGM, encoded by the coding sequence ATGACGAAAAAAGAGTTTGACATCGGACACGATGACTGTAACACTTCAAACAACGAAAGTTTTGATAATGTACTAGCGGATCGCATGAGCCGACGCGATGTAATTAAAATGGGAGCCGGGCTTATCGGAACTGCTTTATTCGGCTCATTTATAACAGGGTGCAATGATGATGATTCATCTACTTCCACTTCGCCTGCGGCAGCGGCTGCTCTTTTAGGATTTACCGCTGTTGCTAAAAATCTAAATGACACGGTAACTATCCCTAGCGGATACACTGCAAAAGTTTTATACAGTCTTGGTGATCCTATCAATACATCAACGGCAGCCTATGCTAATGATGGTACAGACAGCGCAGCAAGCTTTGAATTCCGTGCAGGTGACCATCATGACGGTATGAGCTATTTTGGTCTTAATGTTGGAGGTACCGCAAAAGATACTACCAATTCAACACGTGGACTTATCGCAATGAATCACGAGAACATTACACAAATGTTCTTACATACATCTGCTGAAGTTGCATCGCTTTCGACAACCAACAGACCTGCGTCACAAATTGATAAAGAGGTGAATGTTCACGGTATTTCTATTATCGAAGTTCAAAACACAGGAAGTGGTTTTACACTCAATAAAAGCTCTAATTTCAACCGTCGTATTACGGCTGCAACACCGATGGACATTTCAGGTCCTGCAAAAAATAGTACCATGATGACAACCAAATATTCCACAGACGGTAGTAAAACACGTGGTACACTTAACAACTGCGCAAACGGCTATACACCATGGGGAACGTACCTCACTTGTGAAGAGAACTGGGCTGGTTATTTTAAACGTACATCAACTAGTTTTAGTGCCAAAGAGCTTGTAGCTCAAAGCCGTTACGGCACAACCAGTTCAAACGGAAGCTATGGATGGGCAAACTCTGCAACAGCTGATGATAAATATGATCGTTGGCATATCGCCATCACCGGTGCGGATGCTACAGCTGATTACCGCAATATCGCGAATACGTTCGGATGGGTTGTCGAAATCGATCCGTATAATCCTAGTTCAACACCACGTAAACGCACCGCTATGGGACGTTTTGGACATGAAGGTGCAATGCCGGGAATCGTAACTGCCGGCAAACCGATCGTTTATTATATGGGTGATGACTCAAAAGGCGAATACATCTACAAATACGTCTCAACACAAAACTGGGATGCAGCCGATGCGAACGGTGGACTTGTCGCCGGAAATAAATATCTTGATAACGGTAAACTCTATGTTGCTAAATTCAATAGTGATGGTTCAGGGACATGGACAGAGCTCACTCTCACAAATACTTCAATTGCTTCCTATGCAACGTATGCATTTAGCGATGCAGCAGATGTTGCGATCAATACCCGTCTCGCAGCCGATGCAGTGGGAGCAACCAAAATGGACAGACCGGAATGGTCAGGAGTTCACCCGACAACCGGTGATGTCTATATCACACTCACCAATAACTCAGATCGTGCCAAATCAGGTAAATATGGGTTAGATGCCGCTAATCCACGTTACTATACCGATACTTACGGAACTTCTACAACGAACAAAGGAAATGTCAACGGACATATCATCCGTATCAAAGAGAGTGGTGCCAATGCTGCCGCTACAACATTCAACTGGGATATCTACCTCTTCGGTGCACAATCGGATGCCAATGGAACCAATGTCAATATCTCAGGACTCACCAATGATAACGATTTCTCTAGCCCAGACGGCCTTTTCTTCAGCCAAGCGACAAAAGGATTAATGTGGCTACAAACAGATGATGGTGCGTACCGTGACGTTACCAACTGTATGATGCTTGCAGCCGTACCGGGGACACATGGTGATGGTACTGCAAACTACAAAGTAACCAATACCGCTGTTCCTACTAATGGCAATGCCGATCAAGAGATTACAACCTTTGTCGGTAAAGATGCTAGTGCAAGTACACTCAAACGTTTCCTCGTCGGACCAAAAGGATGCGAAATTACAGGTATTACTGAAACGCCGGACGGTAAAACCATCTTTATTAATATTCAGCACCCGGGTGAAAATACTGCCGATGCGGATATTGCAACTCCTGCCAATTATGAAAGCCACTGGCCAGCATCCGACACAACATCTCGCCCGCGTTCGTCAACCATTGTCATTACTAAAAATGACGGTGGAATTATTGGAATGTAA
- a CDS encoding AAA family ATPase, whose translation MTLESLRLQNFKRYAEYEITFESGLCGILGRNGRGKSTIFDGVFFALYGEYKGSKELIPTAGSTGGVKVELNFEIEGKSYTAIREFRGKALTAYATLKEADVSIITGAREVSTAVTKLLGMGKEAFLHTVFASQKELTALSSMKNDERKAMMRRLLGLEKIDKIEEMIREELRELNRELKSASGFLLGDDVLKAHREDHKSKTETALTLETRIKQLNEEAATLKSAYEAAKVLVETHQRAKEERQKKLDSLDKLQQALALEQKQLTALDEELKTLQAQQSRYTSQLPQKARFDALEKSLSEQESLKAAFLKKEGLEKEQEELRKSYTARKEEVAQLIKETAPLETLKTQLIQEQTQFKALKSAFDTLTEQITRTTAEIASNRTNIAGVQEKVSRITELGAESACPVCTRPLLENYDAVLSSLHREIIDVYQRQIDEAQIRLNTLNEQKTQQQKALTEAETRQSTTDKQIALLLSKTHDLAKAQEKFREIETRGLANKTALAQLVNINYDEKVHIALRGERDTLKPQVDALLSLEALIATIPAKTEAAQKLGAQIQTDTQSIAAQQKLISEDTYSEKAHADAAVHVKTAESAKDAKAVEHNAALLEQTNLRRDIEAIDKEIKRDETNRASLKSRENDRDDYEKLKAVMAEFKTHINARVAPHIGEVASEMYSRITRGRYQHIEVSPEFDFYIYDNGERYPIERFSGGEIDLANLVLRIAISKTLGELSGGDNIGFLAFDEVFGSQDEERRIQIMEAFHTISESYRQIFLISHETEIKEMFEKVVEL comes from the coding sequence GTGACGCTTGAATCGCTGAGACTCCAGAACTTCAAACGCTACGCCGAGTATGAGATCACGTTCGAGAGCGGTCTGTGCGGAATCCTCGGACGCAACGGACGGGGCAAGTCGACGATATTCGACGGAGTGTTCTTCGCCCTGTACGGCGAGTACAAAGGCTCCAAAGAGCTGATCCCCACCGCCGGAAGCACAGGAGGGGTCAAAGTCGAGTTGAATTTCGAGATCGAGGGGAAAAGCTACACCGCCATCCGCGAGTTCCGGGGCAAAGCCCTCACCGCCTACGCCACCCTTAAAGAAGCGGATGTGAGCATCATCACGGGTGCGCGTGAAGTGAGCACCGCCGTCACGAAACTTCTGGGAATGGGGAAAGAGGCTTTCTTGCACACGGTCTTCGCCTCCCAAAAAGAGCTGACGGCGCTGAGCTCCATGAAAAACGACGAACGCAAAGCGATGATGCGCCGACTGCTGGGGCTGGAGAAGATCGACAAGATCGAGGAGATGATCCGCGAAGAGTTGCGGGAGCTTAACCGCGAACTCAAAAGCGCTTCGGGCTTCCTGCTCGGCGACGACGTCCTCAAAGCGCACCGCGAGGATCACAAGAGCAAAACAGAAACCGCCCTCACACTCGAAACCCGTATCAAACAGCTGAACGAGGAAGCCGCAACCCTGAAATCCGCCTACGAAGCCGCCAAAGTTCTCGTAGAGACCCACCAGAGGGCCAAAGAAGAGCGGCAAAAGAAACTGGATTCGCTCGACAAACTCCAGCAAGCCCTCGCACTGGAACAAAAACAGCTCACCGCCCTCGATGAAGAGCTTAAAACCCTCCAAGCACAGCAGAGCCGCTACACCTCACAGCTCCCTCAAAAAGCGCGCTTCGACGCTCTCGAAAAATCGCTTTCCGAGCAAGAGAGCCTCAAAGCCGCATTTTTGAAAAAAGAGGGTTTGGAAAAAGAGCAGGAAGAGCTGCGCAAAAGCTACACGGCCCGAAAAGAGGAAGTAGCACAGCTCATCAAAGAGACCGCCCCGCTCGAAACGCTGAAAACACAGCTGATTCAGGAGCAGACGCAGTTTAAAGCCCTCAAAAGTGCGTTCGATACCCTCACCGAGCAGATAACCCGCACTACCGCCGAGATCGCTTCCAACCGCACCAACATCGCGGGCGTTCAGGAAAAAGTCTCCCGCATCACCGAACTGGGGGCCGAGTCCGCCTGCCCTGTCTGTACCCGCCCTCTTCTGGAAAACTACGATGCCGTCCTCTCTTCGCTCCACCGGGAGATCATCGACGTCTATCAGCGTCAGATCGACGAAGCGCAAATACGCCTGAACACCCTCAACGAGCAAAAGACCCAACAGCAAAAAGCCCTCACCGAGGCCGAAACACGCCAAAGCACCACCGACAAACAGATCGCTCTGCTGCTGAGCAAGACCCATGACCTCGCCAAAGCGCAGGAGAAGTTCCGTGAGATCGAAACGCGCGGACTGGCAAACAAAACCGCCCTTGCACAGCTCGTTAATATTAATTACGATGAAAAGGTGCACATCGCTCTCAGAGGCGAGCGCGATACCCTCAAACCCCAAGTTGACGCCCTCCTCTCGCTCGAAGCCCTCATCGCCACGATCCCCGCCAAAACCGAAGCGGCGCAAAAGCTCGGAGCGCAGATACAGACCGATACCCAGAGCATCGCCGCACAGCAGAAGCTCATTTCTGAGGACACCTACAGTGAGAAAGCCCACGCCGATGCCGCCGTCCATGTCAAAACAGCCGAGAGCGCCAAAGACGCCAAAGCCGTCGAGCACAACGCCGCACTGCTGGAGCAGACCAACCTCCGCCGCGACATCGAAGCGATCGACAAAGAGATCAAGCGCGACGAGACCAACCGCGCCTCCCTCAAATCCCGCGAAAACGACCGCGACGACTACGAGAAGCTCAAAGCGGTAATGGCGGAGTTCAAAACCCACATCAACGCCCGCGTCGCCCCCCACATCGGCGAAGTCGCCAGCGAGATGTACAGCCGCATCACCCGCGGACGCTATCAGCACATCGAGGTCTCCCCCGAGTTCGACTTCTACATCTACGACAACGGCGAGCGCTACCCCATCGAGCGGTTCAGCGGCGGAGAGATCGACCTCGCCAACCTAGTCCTCCGTATCGCCATCTCAAAAACGCTGGGAGAACTCAGCGGCGGCGACAATATCGGGTTTCTGGCATTCGACGAGGTGTTCGGTTCTCAGGACGAGGAGCGGCGCATCCAGATCATGGAAGCGTTTCACACGATCAGCGAATCGTATCGGCAGATATTTCTGATCTCACATGAGACGGAGATTAAAGAGATGTTTGAGAAAGTGGTGGAGTTGTAA
- the dgt gene encoding dGTPase codes for MIDYTKKITTDREVNPIDNLDYSIESDRGRIFSAPAFRRLQKRTQVFALELNASIRTRLTHSLEVAQVARFIAKTILAKLKKQGLDTYGLEELENAFVSTAEMTSLLHDIGNPPFGHFAEQTINKWMRDNALPILDAFPSTRPEVQTIKNIIAKDICNYDGNAQAIRVISKLQRLNLSYTQTLAVLKYTRGAYEAKPPKEDSFSYLKKKPGFYYSEASFVEKVQQTLGVEAGHRFPLTYIMEAADDISYLTADLEDAVEKGILSLDQVYDLIKKACESEGEHYLLEIIEDRYRQAKEKEEPYQFNMFFTLIKAKLVTSLVYHVVDIYIKNHQAIFEGSFNCALLDYDTQSKYYKAVKILETLSAKHIYQNREVQTLELQGYTIVNGLLDIYKPLLELSAKDFTKLLQDEKIECFIAMRLIRRISSKQIVAYQADIKTLNPEDSETYNLMERYYRIRLVTDYVSGMTDDFALNEYQTLMAL; via the coding sequence ATGATTGACTACACGAAAAAAATAACGACCGACAGAGAGGTCAACCCCATCGATAACCTCGATTACTCCATCGAAAGCGACCGCGGACGCATTTTCTCGGCTCCGGCATTCAGGCGGCTCCAAAAACGGACACAGGTATTCGCACTGGAGCTTAACGCCTCGATCCGTACACGCCTCACCCATTCGCTCGAAGTGGCTCAGGTGGCCCGTTTTATCGCCAAAACGATCCTCGCAAAGCTCAAAAAACAGGGGCTGGATACCTACGGTCTCGAAGAGCTCGAAAACGCTTTCGTCTCCACGGCGGAGATGACGAGTCTGCTGCACGACATCGGCAATCCTCCGTTCGGTCATTTTGCGGAGCAGACGATCAACAAATGGATGCGGGATAACGCGCTGCCGATCCTCGATGCCTTCCCTTCAACACGTCCAGAAGTTCAGACGATCAAAAATATCATTGCTAAAGATATCTGCAACTATGACGGCAATGCACAGGCGATACGGGTCATCTCCAAACTCCAGCGCCTCAACCTCTCCTATACCCAAACCCTAGCGGTTCTCAAATACACGCGCGGCGCTTATGAGGCAAAACCTCCTAAAGAGGATAGCTTTAGCTATCTCAAGAAAAAGCCCGGCTTTTACTACAGCGAAGCGTCTTTTGTTGAAAAGGTGCAACAAACCCTTGGTGTCGAAGCGGGACACCGTTTTCCCCTCACCTACATCATGGAGGCGGCCGATGACATCTCCTATCTCACCGCCGATCTGGAAGATGCGGTCGAAAAAGGGATTTTGAGCCTCGATCAGGTCTACGATCTCATCAAAAAAGCGTGCGAATCCGAAGGGGAACACTATCTCCTTGAGATTATCGAGGATCGGTACCGACAAGCCAAAGAAAAAGAAGAACCCTACCAGTTCAATATGTTTTTCACCCTGATCAAGGCTAAACTCGTTACCTCGTTGGTCTATCATGTCGTGGATATCTATATTAAAAATCATCAGGCGATCTTTGAGGGAAGCTTCAACTGCGCACTGCTCGACTATGATACACAGAGCAAATACTACAAAGCGGTAAAAATCCTCGAAACGCTCTCCGCAAAACACATCTATCAAAACCGTGAAGTCCAAACGCTGGAGCTTCAGGGGTATACGATCGTTAACGGCCTTTTGGATATCTATAAACCCCTATTGGAACTCAGTGCTAAAGATTTCACAAAACTATTGCAAGATGAAAAGATCGAGTGTTTTATCGCAATGAGGCTAATCCGACGCATTTCCTCCAAACAAATCGTTGCGTATCAGGCTGATATAAAAACACTCAATCCCGAGGATTCGGAAACCTACAACCTTATGGAACGCTATTACCGTATCCGCCTCGTCACTGATTACGTCAGCGGAATGACCGACGACTTCGCCCTCAACGAGTATCAAACGCTGATGGCGTTGTGA
- a CDS encoding prepilin-type N-terminal cleavage/methylation domain-containing protein encodes MTDIMYNSHKRGFSLIETMVAVALVAIAALALLNVVSNASKISQNALDRFDASMMMGLLAESADDTMDGQTVYVSDFLRERYTIDNSDILESLEPYRINVRTMDKEYLDPLMMMDVSGAAAAHSLAVQNIRFEIGNDKKSCFGISSGTFQ; translated from the coding sequence GTGACCGATATTATGTACAACAGCCATAAAAGAGGGTTCTCTCTTATTGAGACCATGGTTGCCGTTGCCTTGGTGGCAATTGCCGCCTTAGCACTGTTGAATGTCGTTTCCAATGCTTCGAAAATATCGCAAAATGCACTCGATCGTTTTGATGCATCGATGATGATGGGGCTTCTTGCCGAAAGTGCCGACGATACTATGGACGGACAAACCGTCTATGTATCTGATTTTCTGAGAGAGCGCTACACTATCGATAATTCCGATATCCTCGAATCACTTGAACCTTATCGCATCAATGTCCGGACAATGGACAAAGAGTATCTCGATCCGCTTATGATGATGGATGTTTCCGGTGCAGCGGCCGCACATTCGCTCGCCGTCCAAAACATCCGATTTGAGATCGGCAATGATAAAAAAAGCTGCTTCGGCATCTCGTCGGGAACGTTTCAATGA
- a CDS encoding PulJ/GspJ family protein, whose amino-acid sequence MKKGFTLVELLVSILLFGLITVILFGTIDNLRAQLSFFKEKERHLGEKNQILSLMRGDYDRPASLKILATSEKNFNTVSISGSNRSLYGIYRPNVIWMVIKSDNTLIRLESASPITLPLRPESIYQIHSDVVGKECEIFRVYESSSGRMIYIKFTNESPLIVETKK is encoded by the coding sequence ATGAAAAAAGGGTTCACTCTTGTCGAACTGCTGGTATCGATACTCCTCTTCGGCCTCATCACCGTCATACTGTTCGGAACGATTGACAATCTCCGAGCTCAGCTCTCGTTTTTCAAGGAAAAAGAACGTCATCTCGGTGAAAAAAACCAAATCCTCTCTCTCATGCGAGGCGATTACGACCGACCGGCCTCACTTAAAATCCTCGCTACGTCTGAAAAAAACTTCAATACCGTCTCCATAAGCGGTTCAAACCGCTCGTTGTACGGGATTTATCGCCCCAATGTCATATGGATGGTGATCAAATCGGATAATACGCTGATACGCCTCGAATCTGCTTCTCCCATCACCTTACCCCTACGTCCCGAATCGATTTATCAGATACACAGTGATGTTGTAGGAAAAGAGTGTGAAATTTTCAGGGTGTACGAGTCATCATCCGGCAGAATGATTTATATCAAATTTACAAATGAGTCGCCGCTGATTGTTGAAACAAAAAAATAA